The Candidatus Eisenbacteria bacterium genomic interval CCCTCGAGGGGACGGTCGTCAAAGGCGAAGGCATCGGTAGAAGCTTGGGGTTTCCGACGGTCAATCTCTCCGTGCACGAGAAGAAACTGCTTCCCCCCGATGGTGTTTACGCTGGATACGCGGAAGTGCGTGGTCGAGTTCTCAGGGCCGCCATCAACATTGGTCTAAGGCCCACCATCGCAGGCGGGACAAGACTCGTGGAAGCACACATTATTGGATTTGAAGAAAACATCGTTGGGGAGTCAGTCACGCTCACATTTGTTGTGAGGATGCGACCCGAAAGGAAGTTCGCAAATCGAGACGAACTGAGGCAGGCCATAAGGAGCGACGTGGATAAGATAGCCTATTTACTTGAACAACAATGAGTTGTAGCGGTTTAGTCAGGTTTGACTTTAGGTTTTTGAGGCCTCCAAATCGACCTCACTTAAAGTTTTTTGGGGAAACATTTTTCCTTTACTCTATTTTGGCGACTGTGATAGAATGCCCACTCGGGTTTGAAAGTTACCTTAGGGTGTGGGGATGAGTAAGCTCCTTCGTTTGTGCGCAGCAAGGGAGGTGAGACGAGGTGCCGCTTTCCAAGGATACGAAGAAAGGGATAATAGGGCAATTCCAGTTACACGAGCATGATTCTGGCTCGCCCGAAGTACAAATTGCTCTTCTGACCGAGAGAATAAAAACCTTGACGGAACACTTCAAGGTTCACAAGAAAGATCATCATTCGCGCAGAGGCCTTCTCAAGATGGTGGGACAAAGGCGGAGACTTTTGGATTATCTGAAGGCCACGCGGATTGAAAGATACAGGTCCCTTGTCAGAGAACTAGGGCTTAGAAAGTAAGAGGGTAGCTCTCCCAACTCGTTTCTTGGTGTCGGACTTGCGCGGAGCGCGTAGGGTTCGGCGGGAGCTATCCGTTTTTTTTGGAGGTAGTCTGATGTCAAACACCGTTGAATTGGAACTGGCTGGTAGAAAGCTGGTCTTAGAAACAGGCAAGGTTGCCAAGCAAGCCTCGGGAGCAGTCACGGTCCGTTACGGCGATACCGTGGTACTTGTTACCGCAGTTGCCTCAGAGGAGCCCCTCGAGGCGTCGCTTGATTTCGTGCCTCTCTTGGTGGATTACAGAGAAAAGTCATACGCGGCCGGCAGAATTCCCGGAGGGTTCTTCAAGAGGGAAGGTAGACCGACCGAAAAAGAGATCATGAGTTCCAGGCAGATAGACAGGCCGATACGCCCGATGTTCTCCAAGGACTTCAAGAACGAACTCCAGATAGTGGCGACGGTGCTTTCTTCCGATCAAGAGAACGACTCGGATGTCCTGGCCATGGTGGGGGCTTCAGCCGCGCTGTGCCTGTCTGACATTCCCTTCCCGGAGCCCGTGTCTGCCGTGAGGATCGGGAGGATAGATGGGAAATTCGTGGTCAATCCTACGTTCTCGGAACTGGATCGTAGTGACATGGACGTCGTTGTCGCCGGCACCGATCGATCTGTCTTGATGGTGGAGGGTGGTTCAAAGGAAGTCCACGAAAAGGATCTCATCGCCGCCCTGGCTCTCGCGCACGAGCACATCGGTCAAGTGAACGGCATTCAGACGCGGCTCAGGGAAATGTGCGGTAAGACCAAGATGGTCGTCCCTGTGCGCGAGATGGATCCTGGTTTGCTGCAGGAAATGAGGGCAAACTACCTTGAAGTAATCAGAGAAGCAAACAGGGTGTCTGACAAGGAGAAGAGACAGGACTCCATAAAGAGGACCAAGAAGGAAGCTAGCCTGGCGCTCGGCCAGAAGTTTCCTGGAAGAGAACTCGAGATAGGCGAGATAGTCAACTACATCGAGAAAGAAGACCTGAGGAGAATGATTCTAACCGAGAAGAGAAGGGTTGACGGCCGTTCCCCCGGCGAAATAAGACCCATTTCTTGTGAGGTCGGCGTCCTGCCGAGAACTCACGGTTCGGCGCTCTTCACGAGGGGACAGACACAGAGTCTGGTCGTCACAACTCTGGGCACGTCACTCGACGAACAGAGGGTCGAAGAACTCGAGGGAGAGAGTTGGAAAACCTACATGCTGCATTACAATTTCCCTCCTTTCAGCGTCGGGGAGGTCCGACCGATGAGGGGGCCAGGCAGGCGGGAAATAGGCCACGGAGCTCTTGCCGAACGGGCCATCCATCCCATGATACCCGCTTCAGGGGAGTTTCCCTACACGATAAGAATAGTGTCAGACATATTGGAGTCGAACGGTTCCTCCTCTATGGCAACGGTGTGCGGCGCAAGTCTCTCCCTGATGGACGCTGGAGTTCCAATCAAGGCCGCGGTCGCGGGAATCGCGATGGGATTGGTCAAGGAGAACGACTCGTTCGAAATCCTGACCGACATTCTGGGTATTGAAGATCACCTCGGTGACATGGACTTCAAGGTGACGGGGACTCGCAAGGGTGTCACGGCTTTCCAGATGGACGTAAAGGCGACGCACATCGGTTTTGATACTCTGACCGCTGCCATGGAGAGAGCCAGAGACGCCAGGATCCACGTGCTCGATGCCATGGACAAATGCATTTCTGCTCCGAGGTCGGAGTTGTCGCCCTATGCTCCAAGGATAACCGTGATTCAGATTGACCAGGACAAGATAAGAGACGTGATCGGTCCTGGCGGTAGGGTCATCAAGAAGATAACCGAAGAGACAGGCGCCAAGGTGAACATTGAGGACAGCGGCGAGATCAAGATTGCCTCGTACAATGCTGCCAACGGCGAGAAGGCCCTCATGATGATAAAGAGCCTCACCGAAGATCCCGAGATAGGCCGCATATATCATGGCAAGGTCAAGCGGGTCGTGCCGTTCGGGGCGTTCGTCGAGATACTTCCCGGTAGGGACGGACTTGTTCACATTTCGGAGCTCGAGAATCGAAGGGTGGCGTGCGTCGAGGACGTCGTCAGAGAGGGCGACATGGTCATGGTGAAGGTGATCGGCATAGACAGGGAAGGCAAGATCAAGCTCAGCAGAAAGGCAGCACTCGGGGCGGCTTCCACTCCCGACGCCTGAGGTTGGACGCCTCGCCGTTCGTCTTCGATGCTGGCAGGCGCTTCGCCGTCTCTGCGCGCGGGTGTGCCGCCGAGCGAATGGAGAAATCGATAGGCGGTTGGTATCTTGGAGGTGCGTCGTAAAGGTTGATCATGACTGAGGGTATGTTTCACAGAGATTGCCTGAGCCAGGGTATGACGGTGGTGGCCGAGGAAGTTCCCGAGGTCAGGTCCGTGTCAATCGGCGTCTGGGTACGCTCCGGTTCCAGGAATGAAACGTGGGGCCAAAGCGGGCTTTCTCATTTCATAGAGCACATGGCGTTCAAGGGCACCGCGAAGCGCAACGCGCTCGAGATAGCGAAAAGTCTCGAATGCGTCGGTGGTCACCTCGACGCGTTTGCCTCGAGAGAGTTCACCTGCTTCTATGCAAGGGTTTTGGAAGAACAGCTTCCTCTGGCAGTTGACGTGCTCTCGGACATCGTTTGTCATTCGCTGTTTGACGAGAATGAGATTGAGAAAGAGAAACGCGTCATACTGGACGAAATAGGTACGCTCGAGGACACACCTGACGACCAGATCCACGATCTTTTCTCTCAAGTCATCTGGAAGGATCACCCGCTCGGTCGTTCTATCCTCGGACACAGCGAGACAGTGCGTGGCTTCAACAGGCAAGGACTGTTGAATTTCTTCACCGATCGCTATTTTCTTTCCAACGTCATAATATCGGTGGCCGGGAAATTCGACTACGGCGCGCTCGTGGAGCTGCTCGGTAGAAGTTTCGCGCTTCCACACGGCGGTACGTCGGCGGACGGCGGACTTCCTCCCGACTACAGTCGCCAGACGGAGGTTTACGAACGAGAGTTGGCGCAGGAGTACGTCTGTTTGGGGACAAGGGGAGTCTCCTACAATCACGAGCTTAGATTTTCTCTACTCGTGCTGAGCGTCATCATGGGCGGAGGGATGAGCTCCAGGCTTTTCCAGAGAGTGAGGGAGGAGGAGGGATTGGCGTATTCGGTGTACAGCTACGCAGATTTTTTGAAGGATTCCGGGCTCTTCTGCGCCTCCATGGGGGTCAAGCCGGATTCTGCGGGTAAGGCTCTCACCATCGTGCTTGAGGAATTCGAGAAGGCGCTGGAATCGAGTCCTTCCGCCGACGAGATACGAAGCGCTCAGTGGCAGCTCAAGGGTTCTCTTCTCCTCGGGCTTGAAAGCATGAGCAACAGAATGGCGAGGTTGGCCAAGTCGGAGATATATTGCGGCAGGTACGTGTCCCTGGATGAACTTGTCTCGATGATCGATCAAGTGGATGCGGGGACCATCGCCAGAGCGGCCGAGCTTGTCTTGAGGCGTGAGAGCCTGTCGGTCGTGGCGCTCGGGCCTTGCTCCAAGAAAGAAATCGCCGGGCTGGTCGAAACTCCCGCCCCCTAGCAGAGGCTCCCGCTTCTAGTACCTGAAGCCCGCCTCTTTCATTCGTCTCACCGCTTCGATGAGCCTTTCCTCGCTCGCGATGAGTGATATTCTGACGTAGCCCTCGCCGTACTTTCCGAACCCCGAACCGGGAGCCACCAACACACCAGTCTTTTCGACCAGGTCATCCGCAAAATCGTCCGAAGACGAGTAAGAGCGGGGTATCTTGAGCCACACGTACAGCGTCGCCATGGGAGATCTGACGTCCCAGCCAGTCTTTACGAGCTCGGGTATGAACGCGTCGCGCCTCTTTCTGTAGGCCTCGGACATTTGTTTGGAAAAAGTCTCCGCCCCTTCCAGGGCGGCCATTCCAGCCCGTTGGACGGCCATGAACACGCCGAAGTCCATGTTAGATTTTATCTTGAGCAGATTGGCGACGGCCGAGCTGTTGCCGCACGCGAACCCGAGACGCCATCCCTGCATACTGAACGACTTCGAGAAAGAGTGGAATTCGATAGAGTTCTCCTTGTTCTTGTCAAACTGCAGGAAACTCTTGGACCTGAAGCGCGGGTCGAGGCAGACATCGCAGTACGCGATGTCTGACATGATGAAGATGTTGTTCTCCAGCGCGAACTCCTTGAGCCGTTCGTAGAAATCGTCAGTCGCCAGGGCGCCGGTGGGATTGTTTGGAAAGTTGACGAGTATCAGTTTGGCCTTTTTCAGAACATCTTTCGGAATCTGATCAAGCTGAGGAATGAAGTCATGCTTCTCGAGGAGCGGCACCTGATAAGTGTCGGCCTGCGCCACGGTAGCAGCACCCAGATAGGCCGGGTAGCATGGCGAAGTTATCAGTATGCCGTCGCCGGGATTCAAGTGGGCCAGCATGAACTTGGCGAGGCCTTCCTTGGAGCCGACGAGCGGCAAGACTTCCTTGTCGGGGTCAAGCGTCACGCCGAAGCGCCTCGAGTACCAACCGGCGATCGCTTCTCTAAACTCTGGAAGACCACCGAAAGCAGGATAGCGGTGGTTCTCCTTGGTGACATCGTCCAGGGCCTGGTGCAGGGCGCGGATGACGGGTTCCGGCGGTCTCAAGTCTGGATTTCCCACACCGAGGTCAATAACGTCGACACCCTCGCGAAGCTTTCTGTCCTTTGCCGCAAAGAGTTTTGCAAGAGCGTAGGTCGGAAGGTTCTTCACTTTATCGGAAGGTTCTGGCATAAAAGCCTCCTCGCAAGACGACACCTTTGGCGAAACTTGCAGGAACCATGAAGTCACATACAACCTGTAAGCATAGCATGAACGAGCGGCACGCCAAAGTGGTTTGTCTTACGCCTTGACTTGCGCTCTAGCTTACACTATTCTGCAGTGTGATTTTGAATTTCTGAATTGAGCCTGCGATCTCACGCACGCAGCTTCCACAGAGGTCCACCAAGGATTTGTACGTGAAAGAGACCGTTACCCTGCTCGGAGTGACCGTTCACAACGTGACTTCTGCTCACGCAGTCAGGGCAATCGACGGCTTTGTCTCCTCCAGAACGCCCCACAAGATAATAGTGGCAAACGCCGCGAAGCTGGTGAAGGCCCAGAAGGATTCTGAGCTCCTCCAGGCATTGCATACTTCCAATCTCGTGACAGCTGACGGGATATCGATTGTTCTCGGGGCGAGGATATTCGGAGTGAAGTTGTTGGAGAGAGTCACGGGTTCCGAGCATCTGGTGCCGCTCTCGTGCGAGCTTGCTGCAAGAAAGGGCTACTCGGTATTCTTTCTGGGCGCGAGTCCCGGGATTGCCGAAAAAGCCTCCCTGATTCTGAAGCGGCAATTTCCTGCCCTCAGAATCGCGGGCACTTACTCGCCCGCGTACAACATACTGCGCGATCAAACCGAGACGGAGAGGTCGATTCGGCTTGTCAACGACGCTTCGCCCGACATACTCTTCGTGGCTCTCGGTACCCCGAAGCAAGAGAAATGGATTTCCAGAAACCTGGAGAAACTCGGCGTGCCCGTGACCATAGGTGTGGGCGCCACGCTTGACTTCATCGCGGGAGCCGTGGCGCGGCCTCCGGCGTGGGTGCACAGAGTAGGTTTTGCCTGGCTGTACAGGCTCGTTCACGATCCGAAGCGTCTCTGGAGAAGAAATCTCGAAGGAGTCGTCTTCCTGTGGCTTGTGTTGAGGGAGAGATTTCTGGGGAGAGCGGAGTCGCGCGAGTAGGCCGACGGACGCTCGCGGCGTCTTCTCCGGAGCTTCGTGATTCGAGGCGTGCGCTTCTCGAAGTGTGGAGAGGCTTGGCCTTCGGCGTTCAAGCGCCAGAGAGTCTGTGTAGAATGGACGCCGTCAGAAGCGGGATCATTATCTCGTGATGGCCGGTGAGCTTTATCCCCACAGAGTCCCTTCCTATCCTCGTGGGTCTTTCCACGATATTCCTCAGCGGCCTGTAGTGTTGAATCATGTCGATGTTGGCGGCAGTGAAGGGCCAGAATCTTGTTCCCCTGTTCCTCACGCTTGCAATTGCCTTGAGGAAAACCTCGGGGAGTATCACGGCCGAACCGACGTTAACAACGACACCGCCTCTCAGGTGCTCGATGAGCGAAACAAAAAGCCTGAAGTCCCGCATGCTGGTTTCGCCGATGGCCTTGCCTGACGCTTCAGGGTGTTGGTGAATCACGTCAGTCCCGATTGCGACGTGGACCGTGAGAGGTATACCCTTCTCGTAACAGCTCCCCACCAGACTCTTCTCGATAAAGGGAGCCTTTGCCTCATGCAGTGCGCTTCCCAGCGCGCGACCCATGCCTTCGGCTCTCTCGAACCCCGCCGCCACGGCCTTGTTCATGAAGTGCGCGGTCTCGGCCGTCATCCCGAACACGCCCTCTTGGAGGGCGTCCTCCACTTCCTCGGAGGTTTTCCCCCACATGGCGATCTCGACGTCGTGGATCGCAGCCGACCCGGTCATGGCTAGAGCCGTCACGACATTCTCTTCGATGAGTTGTATGATGAGCGGCGACACTCCGGTCTTTATGACGTGCCCGCCGATCATGAATATGACGGGCCGCCTGTGT includes:
- the rpsO gene encoding 30S ribosomal protein S15; its protein translation is MPLSKDTKKGIIGQFQLHEHDSGSPEVQIALLTERIKTLTEHFKVHKKDHHSRRGLLKMVGQRRRLLDYLKATRIERYRSLVRELGLRK
- a CDS encoding aminotransferase class I/II-fold pyridoxal phosphate-dependent enzyme, encoding MPEPSDKVKNLPTYALAKLFAAKDRKLREGVDVIDLGVGNPDLRPPEPVIRALHQALDDVTKENHRYPAFGGLPEFREAIAGWYSRRFGVTLDPDKEVLPLVGSKEGLAKFMLAHLNPGDGILITSPCYPAYLGAATVAQADTYQVPLLEKHDFIPQLDQIPKDVLKKAKLILVNFPNNPTGALATDDFYERLKEFALENNIFIMSDIAYCDVCLDPRFRSKSFLQFDKNKENSIEFHSFSKSFSMQGWRLGFACGNSSAVANLLKIKSNMDFGVFMAVQRAGMAALEGAETFSKQMSEAYRKRRDAFIPELVKTGWDVRSPMATLYVWLKIPRSYSSSDDFADDLVEKTGVLVAPGSGFGKYGEGYVRISLIASEERLIEAVRRMKEAGFRY
- a CDS encoding WecB/TagA/CpsF family glycosyltransferase codes for the protein MKETVTLLGVTVHNVTSAHAVRAIDGFVSSRTPHKIIVANAAKLVKAQKDSELLQALHTSNLVTADGISIVLGARIFGVKLLERVTGSEHLVPLSCELAARKGYSVFFLGASPGIAEKASLILKRQFPALRIAGTYSPAYNILRDQTETERSIRLVNDASPDILFVALGTPKQEKWISRNLEKLGVPVTIGVGATLDFIAGAVARPPAWVHRVGFAWLYRLVHDPKRLWRRNLEGVVFLWLVLRERFLGRAESRE
- the pnp gene encoding polyribonucleotide nucleotidyltransferase; translated protein: MSNTVELELAGRKLVLETGKVAKQASGAVTVRYGDTVVLVTAVASEEPLEASLDFVPLLVDYREKSYAAGRIPGGFFKREGRPTEKEIMSSRQIDRPIRPMFSKDFKNELQIVATVLSSDQENDSDVLAMVGASAALCLSDIPFPEPVSAVRIGRIDGKFVVNPTFSELDRSDMDVVVAGTDRSVLMVEGGSKEVHEKDLIAALALAHEHIGQVNGIQTRLREMCGKTKMVVPVREMDPGLLQEMRANYLEVIREANRVSDKEKRQDSIKRTKKEASLALGQKFPGRELEIGEIVNYIEKEDLRRMILTEKRRVDGRSPGEIRPISCEVGVLPRTHGSALFTRGQTQSLVVTTLGTSLDEQRVEELEGESWKTYMLHYNFPPFSVGEVRPMRGPGRREIGHGALAERAIHPMIPASGEFPYTIRIVSDILESNGSSSMATVCGASLSLMDAGVPIKAAVAGIAMGLVKENDSFEILTDILGIEDHLGDMDFKVTGTRKGVTAFQMDVKATHIGFDTLTAAMERARDARIHVLDAMDKCISAPRSELSPYAPRITVIQIDQDKIRDVIGPGGRVIKKITEETGAKVNIEDSGEIKIASYNAANGEKALMMIKSLTEDPEIGRIYHGKVKRVVPFGAFVEILPGRDGLVHISELENRRVACVEDVVREGDMVMVKVIGIDREGKIKLSRKAALGAASTPDA
- a CDS encoding pitrilysin family protein is translated as MTEGMFHRDCLSQGMTVVAEEVPEVRSVSIGVWVRSGSRNETWGQSGLSHFIEHMAFKGTAKRNALEIAKSLECVGGHLDAFASREFTCFYARVLEEQLPLAVDVLSDIVCHSLFDENEIEKEKRVILDEIGTLEDTPDDQIHDLFSQVIWKDHPLGRSILGHSETVRGFNRQGLLNFFTDRYFLSNVIISVAGKFDYGALVELLGRSFALPHGGTSADGGLPPDYSRQTEVYERELAQEYVCLGTRGVSYNHELRFSLLVLSVIMGGGMSSRLFQRVREEEGLAYSVYSYADFLKDSGLFCASMGVKPDSAGKALTIVLEEFEKALESSPSADEIRSAQWQLKGSLLLGLESMSNRMARLAKSEIYCGRYVSLDELVSMIDQVDAGTIARAAELVLRRESLSVVALGPCSKKEIAGLVETPAP